From the genome of Adhaeribacter pallidiroseus:
GAACCGGACATTACAAGGTCAATTACTATAATGATAGATTATTATTAAGTACCAAGCGAAAATCAGTTTTAAGTACACAATCATTTATCTATGACTGTCCTTCAGGAGGAAACTATTTGGCTACGTAGCCAAATAGTTTCCTCCTGAAGGACAGAATACTTTAACTGATTTTGTCTAAATACGCAGTATAAATAGCAGTTTGATTGATAAAATTTAAAATTTTTTAAAAAAGAACATGGATGTTATTAAGGATTATCTGGATAAGTGCCGCCACATTATAGAAGTAGTAGAAAAGCAAACCGAAGGAATAAAGACCGCCGCCGCTTGGTTTGCCCAAACCATTCTGGCCGGTCGTATGGTGCACGTGTTTGGTTCCGGACACAGCCGGATTATGGTGGAAGAAATGTGGCCCCGGTACGGCTCTTTTCCCGGCTTTAATCCCATTGTAGAGTTATCGCTAACTTTTCATAACCTGGTAGTAGGCGCTAATGGCCAACGGCAAGCCATGTTTTTAGAAAATGTACCCGGCCTGGCCGAAAGAATTTTACGCAATTTTGATTTGAGTAATCAGGATACGGCTTTGGTCATTTCCTCCAGCGGTTGCAACGTGGTACCCATCGAAATGGCCGAAAATTTTCAAAAGCAAGGCCTTAAAGTAGTGGCTTTAATCACTTCCGAGCATTCGGCCCGCAGCACCAGCAAACGAAAAGATGGCAAAAAGCTGAGTGATTTCGCCGATCTGATATTAGACACGGGGGCTCCGGCCGGTGATGCTATGGTATACGTGCCTCATTTAGATACCCCCGTAGCTCCGGGTTCTACGGTAGGCGGAGCCATTCTTATAAACTCTATCAAAGCCGAAGTAGCCCGTTTATTAACCGAAGCCGGACAAGCACCTACCGTATTAAGCGGCGCCGTAATAGTAGGTAACGAAAGAGCCGTAGAGTTATTCGAAAATGCCTACGACCAGCATGCCCACCGCCTGGCCGGCCTGTATAAATCAGTAGGGCTGAATTTGCCGGTTGAATCGTGACAGCAACTTATTTTTTTTAATTATTCTGCTCAAAGTAAGCTGCTAATCAAAAATTTAAAAAATAAAGCTGTGGGCTGTCGTCTATGGACTGTGGACTCATCGGATTAACTAATAAACCATGCTAAACTTTATCAACCATCAACAGATACCATTAGTGGCCGAAATCGATATTTTGGTGATAGGAGCTGGTTCAGCTGGCTGTTTGGCGGCTTTAGCGGCCAGTCAGTCTAAAAAATACCGGGTGATGCTGGTAGAACGGTATGGCTTCCCGGGGGCACTTCTACCCAAATGCTGGATACCTTTTATGGTTTTTTTACTCCCAGCGAAACTCCTAAAAAAATAGTGGCCGGTTTACCCGATTTAATTGTAAATGAGCTAGATAAAACCGGTGATATTTTTTTACGCCCGAATACCTACGGCGCCGGCACTGGTGTCAATTACAATCCGGAACGTTTAAAACTGGTTTGGGATCAAAAAATAGTACAGGCAGGTATTCGATTTCTGTTGCATACTACCCTGGTAGATGTGGTACGGAAAGAAGGGGAACCCATTACTTGTATTTTCTGGAATAAAAGTGGTTTTTTTAAAATTATTGCCCAAAGAGTAATTGATGCTTCCGGTGATGCCGATTTTTGCCATCTGGCCGGTTATGCCTACGAAGTAGCCGGCGAATTGGAGCCTGCCCAAAGCATGACCACCACTTTCCGGATGTGTAACGTAGACCTGGATAAATTTAAACAGGCCGGCGGCAAACACATGCTGCAAGAAAAAATGATTCAGGCCATCGAAACCGGTAAACACCCCTTGCCGCGTAAAGAAGGTTCGGCCCACGAAATGTGCCAGCCCGGCTGTATTTCTACGGTGGCGGTAAAAGTAAGTGGTTTACGAGCCTTACAAGCAGAAGAATTAACCCAGGCCGAAATAGAAGGAAGAAAACAGTCTTTTATTTACGAAGACTTTTTCCGCCAGGAAGTTCCCGGTTATGAGCATTCTAAAATTA
Proteins encoded in this window:
- a CDS encoding sugar isomerase domain-containing protein; the protein is MDVIKDYLDKCRHIIEVVEKQTEGIKTAAAWFAQTILAGRMVHVFGSGHSRIMVEEMWPRYGSFPGFNPIVELSLTFHNLVVGANGQRQAMFLENVPGLAERILRNFDLSNQDTALVISSSGCNVVPIEMAENFQKQGLKVVALITSEHSARSTSKRKDGKKLSDFADLILDTGAPAGDAMVYVPHLDTPVAPGSTVGGAILINSIKAEVARLLTEAGQAPTVLSGAVIVGNERAVELFENAYDQHAHRLAGLYKSVGLNLPVES